A single region of the Pelobates fuscus isolate aPelFus1 chromosome 4, aPelFus1.pri, whole genome shotgun sequence genome encodes:
- the SEM1 gene encoding 26S proteasome complex subunit SEM1, with protein MTSDKKPPVDLGLLEEDDEFEEFPAEDWTGSEEDEDAHIWEDNWDDDNVEDDFSNQLRAELEKHGCKMETS; from the exons ATGACCTCCGACAAGAAGCCACCGGTAGATCTGGGGCTGCTGGAGGAAGATGACGAGTTTGAGGAGTTCCCAGCTGAGG ATTGGACTGGTTCAGAAGAGGATGAGGATGCACACATTTGGGAAGATAATTGGGATGACGACAATGTAGAAGATGATTTTTCTAATCAGTTAAG AGCTGAGCTTGAAAAACACGGATGCAAAATGGAGACCTCGTAG